In the Gymnodinialimonas sp. 202GB13-11 genome, one interval contains:
- a CDS encoding NADPH:quinone oxidoreductase family protein, with amino-acid sequence MRAFTVSDHGVAPAVVDVPEPSPGPGQVKIRIKACGLNFADLLMAKGTYQDTPALPFTLGMEIAGVVEAQGDGVTAPAIGARVAVFEGAGGLAEAGVFDAARCVVIPDEMPFDHAAGFIVAYGTSHLALTDRAHLKAGERLLVLGAAGGVGLTAVELGAAMGAEVIAVARGAEKLAVAKAAGAAHVLDSDTADIRAEVKALGGADVVYDAVGGDGFKAAMRATNPGGRLLVIGFASGDIPQIPANHLLVKNIDAIGFYWGGYLRWAPDRLAKSLGQLMDMYRDGQLKPHIGAVRPLDEAGEAMDLLRQRKVSGKVVVTI; translated from the coding sequence ATGCGTGCATTTACTGTCTCGGATCATGGGGTTGCTCCGGCGGTCGTCGATGTGCCTGAACCTTCGCCCGGCCCCGGACAGGTCAAAATCCGCATCAAGGCCTGCGGGTTGAATTTCGCCGATCTGCTGATGGCCAAAGGCACATATCAGGATACGCCAGCCCTGCCCTTCACGCTTGGTATGGAGATTGCAGGTGTGGTCGAAGCGCAGGGCGACGGCGTCACCGCGCCCGCCATTGGGGCCCGCGTGGCCGTTTTCGAGGGCGCAGGCGGCTTGGCCGAGGCCGGTGTCTTTGACGCGGCACGTTGCGTGGTGATCCCCGATGAGATGCCGTTCGACCACGCGGCAGGGTTCATCGTTGCCTACGGGACGTCCCACCTCGCACTCACGGATCGCGCCCATCTGAAAGCGGGTGAGCGTCTGCTGGTTCTGGGTGCCGCTGGCGGTGTGGGCCTAACGGCGGTGGAACTTGGGGCCGCCATGGGGGCCGAGGTCATTGCCGTGGCGCGCGGGGCGGAGAAGTTGGCGGTCGCCAAGGCGGCGGGTGCGGCCCATGTGCTGGACAGTGATACGGCGGATATCCGGGCCGAGGTGAAGGCGCTTGGCGGGGCGGATGTCGTCTACGACGCGGTGGGCGGCGACGGGTTCAAGGCCGCGATGCGCGCAACCAACCCCGGCGGGAGGCTTCTGGTGATCGGGTTCGCCAGTGGCGACATCCCGCAAATTCCGGCCAATCATTTGCTGGTCAAGAACATCGACGCCATTGGCTTCTACTGGGGCGGCTACCTGCGGTGGGCGCCGGATCGGCTGGCCAAAAGCCTTGGGCAGTTGATGGACATGTATCGCGACGGCCAGTTGAAGCCGCATATCGGCGCTGTGCGTCCGTTGGACGAGGCAGGCGAGGCAATGGACCTGCTGCGGCAGCGCAAGGTCTCCGGCAAGGTTGTCGTCACGATCTAG
- a CDS encoding Bax inhibitor-1 family protein, whose product MAEYQTMRSQGMATSAAEIDAGLRAHMNKVYGTMSIGLLVTFAVAWAFGSNPALLSILNDPVTLQPTILGWVVMFAPLAMIFAFGAIITRASAAAAQVFFYVFSAVMGASIAYIFAVYTGASIVQSFLATAVAFASLSLWGYVTKKDISGWGAFLIMGLIGGIVLMVISLVMSAFFGIVIPGFDIAISLMLLLVFAGLTAYHTQTIKQDYIDHAQYGDTEWLQKSAIMGALNLYMSFINMFLIILSFLGNRE is encoded by the coding sequence ATGGCTGAATATCAGACGATGCGCTCCCAGGGCATGGCGACCTCCGCCGCGGAGATCGACGCCGGCCTGCGCGCGCACATGAACAAAGTCTACGGGACCATGTCGATTGGTCTGCTGGTGACCTTTGCGGTGGCTTGGGCTTTTGGCTCGAACCCGGCGCTGCTGTCGATCCTGAATGATCCTGTCACGCTGCAGCCCACGATCCTTGGCTGGGTCGTGATGTTTGCCCCGCTTGCCATGATCTTCGCGTTTGGCGCAATCATCACGCGCGCGTCCGCGGCTGCGGCGCAAGTGTTCTTCTACGTCTTTTCCGCCGTCATGGGGGCTTCGATCGCGTACATCTTCGCGGTCTACACCGGCGCGTCGATTGTGCAGAGCTTCCTGGCCACGGCCGTCGCTTTCGCCTCACTTAGCCTTTGGGGCTATGTGACGAAGAAGGACATCTCCGGCTGGGGTGCGTTCCTGATCATGGGCCTGATTGGTGGTATCGTGCTGATGGTAATCTCGCTGGTCATGAGCGCCTTCTTCGGCATCGTGATCCCGGGCTTCGACATCGCAATCTCGCTGATGCTGCTGCTCGTGTTTGCTGGCCTCACCGCCTATCACACGCAGACGATCAAGCAGGACTACATCGACCATGCACAATATGGCGACACCGAGTGGCTTCAGAAATCCGCCATCATGGGCGCGCTGAACCTCTACATGTCGTTCATCAACATGTTCCTGATCATCCTCAGCTTCCTCGGCAATCGCGAGTAA
- a CDS encoding metal-dependent hydrolase, whose protein sequence is MKYTWLGHASVRLEIGGEVLLIDPWLEGNPSFPDERRAEALEGVTAILLTHGHFDHAEGVAEMAKELGVTLYGIVELAGFLAEVHGVETVGFNKGGTVRIGEVAVTMVNAAHSSSLTHNGRMYNAGDPAGYMIEGEGRCVYVSGDTDVMADMSVLQGIHAPEIGILCAGGHFTMDMNRAAYAASKLFRFETVIPVHYKTFPLLEQSAEPLKAALPGVRVLDPEVMETVEL, encoded by the coding sequence ATGAAATACACATGGTTGGGCCATGCGAGCGTGCGGTTGGAGATCGGCGGCGAGGTCCTGCTGATCGATCCGTGGTTGGAGGGTAATCCGTCCTTCCCTGATGAACGGCGGGCGGAGGCTTTGGAGGGGGTGACAGCGATCTTGCTGACCCACGGCCATTTTGATCATGCCGAGGGTGTGGCGGAGATGGCGAAGGAACTGGGCGTGACGCTTTACGGCATCGTCGAATTGGCCGGGTTTCTGGCGGAGGTTCATGGAGTTGAAACGGTTGGGTTCAACAAGGGCGGCACCGTTCGGATTGGAGAGGTGGCCGTGACAATGGTGAATGCCGCCCATTCCTCGTCGCTGACCCATAATGGACGGATGTACAATGCGGGCGACCCGGCTGGGTACATGATCGAGGGCGAGGGGCGGTGCGTCTACGTATCGGGAGATACGGACGTGATGGCCGATATGTCGGTGTTGCAGGGTATTCATGCGCCCGAGATTGGGATCCTGTGCGCTGGCGGGCATTTCACGATGGATATGAATCGGGCGGCTTATGCGGCCTCAAAGCTGTTCCGGTTCGAGACGGTGATCCCGGTTCACTACAAGACGTTTCCGTTGTTGGAGCAGTCGGCTGAGCCGTTGAAGGCGGCGTTGCCGGGCGTGCGGGTGTTGGACCCGGAGGTGATGGAAACGGTCGAGCTCTAG
- a CDS encoding rhodanese-like domain-containing protein has translation MPAQFPKITPLEALAAMASDTAPTLLDVRLPEDQDGTRILGAVAVPYEDVAQQAALCPHGAIVICHKGLKISAGATARLNLHRVTAQRLSGGHIGWDAAGLPVTQTDSPAIIAGPLESNAEDALALWAACRFIAPQAEVLEVPRAYLDGVCARFNASQALPLPAIPGLSALANSLDTITLALHAAPPSALFPTFDLAFRGALRHEMAMQEVRA, from the coding sequence ATGCCCGCACAGTTTCCCAAAATCACGCCCCTTGAGGCGCTTGCCGCCATGGCCAGCGACACCGCCCCAACCCTGCTGGACGTGCGGCTGCCAGAAGACCAAGACGGCACCCGCATCCTCGGTGCAGTCGCTGTCCCTTACGAGGATGTGGCGCAACAAGCCGCGCTCTGCCCACACGGGGCCATCGTCATCTGCCACAAAGGCCTCAAGATCAGTGCCGGGGCCACCGCTCGCCTGAACCTGCACCGTGTGACGGCGCAACGCCTCAGCGGCGGCCATATCGGCTGGGACGCGGCGGGCCTGCCGGTGACACAAACCGACAGCCCGGCAATAATCGCAGGCCCGCTCGAGTCCAACGCAGAAGACGCTCTGGCGCTTTGGGCCGCCTGCCGCTTCATCGCCCCCCAAGCGGAGGTGCTGGAAGTGCCTCGCGCCTACTTGGACGGCGTGTGCGCCCGGTTCAACGCCAGCCAAGCACTGCCTTTGCCCGCCATACCCGGCCTCTCCGCGCTGGCTAACAGTCTCGATACCATCACACTCGCCCTGCACGCGGCCCCGCCCTCCGCACTCTTCCCCACCTTCGACCTCGCCTTTCGCGGGGCCTTACGCCATGAAATGGCCATGCAAGAGGTCCGGGCATGA
- the rpmG gene encoding 50S ribosomal protein L33, producing MAKPTTIKIRLNSSAGTGHFYVTKKNARTMTEKMVVRKYDPVARKHVEYKEGKIK from the coding sequence ATGGCGAAGCCAACCACAATTAAAATCCGCCTCAACTCGTCCGCCGGTACGGGCCACTTCTACGTGACCAAAAAGAACGCGCGCACGATGACCGAGAAGATGGTCGTACGAAAGTACGATCCCGTTGCGCGGAAGCATGTCGAATACAAGGAAGGCAAGATCAAGTAA
- the hisN gene encoding histidinol-phosphatase, which produces MTDLSKDLQDEIVACAHAMADAARAAILPHFRGASLGTVSKEVDHYDPVTVADRAGEAAMRAVLAERRPDDAILGEEEEAKLGTSGLTWVLDPIDGTRGFVSGTPTWGVLISLNNSSGPLYGMIDQPYIGERFEGGLGHARLTGPQGERPLAVAPSATLSEATLFTTFPEVGTAEDRTGFEAVRDRVQLVRYGCDCYAYALLAAGQIDLVIEAGLNAYDIAAPIAVIEAAGGIVTDWEGGPVHDGGRAIAAASEALHAEAMALVQGAIRG; this is translated from the coding sequence ATGACTGATCTTTCCAAAGACCTTCAGGATGAGATTGTGGCCTGCGCTCATGCCATGGCCGATGCGGCGCGCGCGGCGATCCTGCCGCATTTCCGCGGCGCGTCCCTTGGTACTGTCTCGAAAGAGGTGGACCACTACGATCCTGTAACAGTGGCCGATCGCGCGGGTGAGGCGGCGATGCGCGCTGTGCTGGCCGAACGCAGGCCAGATGATGCGATCCTCGGGGAAGAGGAAGAAGCCAAACTGGGCACCTCTGGGCTGACATGGGTCCTTGATCCGATTGACGGCACACGAGGTTTTGTCTCTGGCACACCCACATGGGGCGTGTTGATTTCGTTGAACAATTCCAGTGGCCCGCTCTATGGAATGATCGACCAGCCTTACATTGGTGAGCGGTTTGAGGGCGGTCTGGGACATGCGCGCCTTACCGGCCCTCAAGGCGAACGCCCGCTGGCCGTCGCGCCCTCTGCCACGCTCTCTGAGGCCACCCTGTTCACAACCTTCCCGGAAGTTGGCACGGCAGAAGATCGCACGGGGTTTGAGGCTGTGCGCGACCGGGTGCAATTGGTGCGCTACGGTTGCGATTGCTACGCCTATGCGCTCTTGGCCGCCGGGCAGATTGATCTGGTGATCGAAGCGGGCCTGAACGCCTATGACATTGCCGCGCCGATTGCAGTGATCGAGGCGGCGGGTGGCATCGTGACCGATTGGGAGGGCGGCCCCGTCCACGATGGCGGGCGGGCCATCGCGGCGGCGTCTGAGGCGCTCCATGCAGAAGCGATGGCGCTGGTTCAGGGGGCAATCCGTGGCTGA
- a CDS encoding 8-oxoguanine deaminase gives MAELVLKNIGLAVTMNDAGDEPRDVDILLRNGEISEIGHGLSAAETLDCAGCLVTPGLVNTHHHLYQTLTRAVPGAQDAALFGWLQTLYPIWARFTPDHMRVSATIGLAELALTGCTTSSDHLYLYPNGARLDDTIEAAAEIGLRFHPTRGAMSIGVSDGGLPPDSLVEDEAAILDDCIRVIDTFHDPSPASMCRVGVAPCSPFSVSRELMRDAALLARDKGVMLHTHLAENDEDIAYSLEKFGCRPGQYAEDLGWTGDDVWHAHCVKLDGQEIDLFARSGTGVAHCPCSNCRLASGIAPVRAMRDAGVKVGLGVDGSASNDAGSLVDEARQTMLLQRVASGPSAMSAREALRIATRGGAEVLGRGDVLGQIAPGFRADLAIWDMTGVEAAGNWDMAALLLAGPRRVRDLFVEGRRVVAEGEITTLNLSTALEQQRRLAHELAEQV, from the coding sequence GTGGCTGAGCTCGTCCTAAAGAATATCGGCCTTGCCGTGACCATGAACGATGCGGGTGATGAGCCGCGTGATGTCGATATCCTGCTGAGAAACGGAGAGATTTCGGAAATTGGCCACGGCCTGTCGGCGGCTGAGACGCTCGATTGCGCGGGTTGTCTGGTGACGCCCGGTTTGGTCAACACGCACCATCACCTCTACCAGACGCTGACCCGTGCCGTGCCCGGCGCGCAGGACGCGGCGTTGTTCGGTTGGTTGCAGACGCTCTATCCGATCTGGGCCCGGTTCACGCCGGATCATATGCGCGTTTCCGCGACAATTGGCTTGGCGGAACTGGCCCTGACGGGCTGCACGACCTCCTCCGATCATCTCTATCTCTACCCAAATGGCGCGCGTCTGGATGACACGATTGAGGCCGCAGCCGAAATTGGCCTGCGCTTCCACCCGACACGCGGCGCGATGTCCATCGGCGTGTCGGACGGCGGATTGCCCCCGGACAGCCTCGTGGAGGATGAGGCCGCCATACTCGACGATTGCATTCGCGTGATCGACACCTTCCACGATCCGTCCCCGGCTTCGATGTGTCGGGTCGGCGTGGCGCCCTGTTCGCCCTTCTCCGTCAGCCGCGAACTGATGCGCGATGCGGCGCTTCTGGCGCGGGACAAGGGTGTGATGTTGCACACCCATCTTGCTGAAAATGATGAAGATATTGCCTATTCGCTCGAGAAATTCGGCTGCCGTCCCGGGCAATATGCCGAAGATCTGGGTTGGACTGGCGATGATGTCTGGCACGCCCATTGCGTGAAGCTCGACGGGCAGGAGATTGACCTGTTCGCACGCTCCGGCACGGGCGTGGCCCATTGCCCCTGTTCGAACTGTCGCCTCGCCTCAGGCATCGCGCCAGTACGCGCGATGCGGGATGCAGGCGTGAAGGTCGGCCTTGGGGTCGATGGATCGGCGTCCAACGATGCGGGATCGCTGGTAGATGAAGCGCGCCAGACCATGTTGCTGCAGCGTGTCGCCTCCGGCCCATCCGCGATGTCTGCGCGCGAGGCACTGCGTATTGCCACCCGAGGCGGGGCAGAAGTGTTGGGGCGCGGCGATGTATTGGGCCAAATTGCCCCGGGGTTCCGGGCTGACCTGGCTATCTGGGACATGACCGGCGTTGAGGCGGCCGGGAACTGGGACATGGCGGCACTGCTCTTGGCCGGGCCACGCCGGGTGCGCGACTTGTTTGTCGAAGGACGGCGCGTGGTGGCTGAAGGCGAGATTACGACGCTGAATTTGAGTACTGCATTAGAGCAGCAGCGGCGTCTTGCGCACGAGCTTGCCGAACAAGTGTAG
- a CDS encoding CAP domain-containing protein yields the protein MKIHTIAAIAALAIGAMACTPSVTSRDTSGGDTRLTFGQSVDIATVGARVSALRARNGLTRPLGHSAALQAAAQAHADDMARTGNFGHTGSGGSTLTTRTRAANYSACFAAENIAYGQATVQQVFSDWMNSNGHRRNILAPQATQFGFASNGAYYVLVLGRSC from the coding sequence ATGAAGATCCACACGATCGCCGCAATCGCGGCATTGGCCATCGGGGCTATGGCCTGCACACCAAGCGTCACCAGCCGTGACACGTCCGGCGGGGACACGCGGCTGACCTTCGGTCAAAGCGTCGACATCGCCACTGTTGGCGCGCGCGTCTCAGCGTTACGGGCCCGCAACGGTTTGACCCGACCTTTGGGCCATTCTGCGGCACTCCAAGCGGCGGCACAGGCCCATGCTGATGACATGGCCCGGACGGGCAATTTCGGGCACACGGGCTCCGGTGGGTCTACGTTGACGACACGCACACGCGCGGCCAATTACAGCGCATGTTTCGCGGCCGAAAACATCGCCTACGGGCAAGCCACTGTGCAGCAAGTCTTCTCCGATTGGATGAACTCGAACGGCCATCGCCGCAATATCCTTGCGCCGCAGGCCACGCAGTTCGGCTTTGCCAGCAATGGGGCATATTACGTTTTGGTCTTGGGCCGCAGCTGCTGA
- the chrA gene encoding chromate efflux transporter, which produces MSTASLSQMIRVFGRIGLLSFGGPAAQIALMHKELVEDRHWLTERQYLNALSFCMLLPGPEAMQLATYAGWRMRGTLGGLIAGLLFVLPGAAVILALASAYAAYGTVPWVAAAFLGIKATVIVIVLQALLKVSAKALKNAMAYALAVAAFAAIFALGIPFPFLIAAAALIGAMTMQGDTSEAPTITVSATRTFGTIALWGTFWLAPLLGLWLFAPALLADIATFFSTLAIVTFGGAYAVLAYMVQEVVQGYGWLTTDQMMDALGLAETTPGPLILVTQFVGFLAGEQAGGWGMGLLAALVTLWVTFTPCFLWIFAGAPYVEWIATRPRLTGALSGITAAVVGVIANLSVWFALNVWFTGGTFTLSALDLRALALSALAAVLLVWRKWDLLIVLPIMAAAGIGISVI; this is translated from the coding sequence ATGAGCACAGCATCCCTTTCCCAGATGATCCGCGTCTTCGGGCGCATCGGTCTGCTGTCGTTCGGCGGGCCTGCCGCCCAGATTGCCCTGATGCATAAGGAGTTGGTCGAAGACCGCCACTGGCTGACCGAGCGGCAATACCTCAATGCGCTCAGCTTCTGCATGTTGCTGCCGGGTCCGGAGGCGATGCAGCTGGCGACTTACGCAGGCTGGCGGATGCGCGGCACACTTGGCGGGCTGATCGCGGGGCTGTTATTCGTGCTGCCCGGTGCCGCCGTGATCCTCGCGCTGGCCTCCGCCTACGCGGCCTACGGAACAGTTCCATGGGTCGCAGCCGCCTTTCTCGGCATCAAGGCAACCGTCATCGTTATCGTCCTACAGGCGCTACTGAAAGTCTCCGCCAAGGCGCTCAAAAACGCCATGGCCTATGCCCTCGCCGTCGCGGCCTTCGCAGCCATCTTCGCCCTCGGCATCCCTTTTCCTTTCCTCATCGCCGCCGCCGCACTGATCGGTGCGATGACCATGCAGGGGGATACATCTGAAGCCCCCACCATCACCGTCTCTGCCACACGCACGTTTGGCACCATAGCGCTGTGGGGTACGTTCTGGCTCGCCCCCCTCCTCGGCCTGTGGCTGTTCGCCCCAGCCCTCCTCGCGGACATCGCCACCTTCTTCTCTACACTCGCCATCGTCACCTTCGGCGGGGCCTATGCGGTGCTGGCCTACATGGTCCAGGAGGTCGTGCAGGGATACGGCTGGCTGACCACCGACCAGATGATGGATGCGCTGGGGCTGGCCGAAACCACGCCCGGACCGCTGATCCTTGTGACGCAATTCGTAGGCTTTCTGGCAGGCGAACAAGCGGGCGGCTGGGGGATGGGTCTGCTGGCCGCGCTGGTCACGCTCTGGGTCACATTCACCCCCTGCTTCCTGTGGATTTTCGCGGGCGCCCCATACGTGGAATGGATCGCCACCCGCCCCCGCCTGACCGGCGCACTGTCCGGCATCACCGCAGCGGTCGTAGGCGTCATCGCCAACCTCTCTGTCTGGTTCGCCCTCAATGTCTGGTTCACCGGGGGCACGTTCACCCTTTCAGCGCTCGACCTACGCGCCCTCGCCCTCTCAGCGCTGGCCGCCGTCTTGCTCGTATGGCGCAAATGGGACCTGCTGATCGTGCTGCCAATCATGGCAGCGGCAGGGATCGGCATATCTGTGATTTGA
- a CDS encoding helix-turn-helix domain-containing protein has translation MKHPIDVHVGKRIRHRRWMVGMTQQQLAGHVGIKFQQIQKYETGMNRVSASRLWDMAAALSIPVSYFFEGMDEQEGATDAPHEAEGLPGDLLADREALELVRSYYAIPENQRRRLFDLARVLSESAAA, from the coding sequence GTGAAGCACCCAATTGACGTTCACGTCGGCAAACGCATCCGCCATCGCCGGTGGATGGTGGGCATGACCCAGCAACAGCTTGCCGGCCATGTCGGAATCAAATTCCAACAGATTCAGAAGTATGAGACGGGCATGAACCGTGTTTCGGCCTCACGTCTGTGGGATATGGCCGCGGCACTTTCGATCCCGGTCTCGTATTTCTTTGAGGGAATGGACGAGCAGGAGGGCGCGACTGACGCCCCCCATGAGGCCGAAGGTCTGCCCGGCGATCTGCTTGCGGATCGGGAGGCGTTGGAGCTTGTCCGATCTTACTATGCGATCCCGGAAAACCAGCGCAGGCGTCTGTTCGATCTGGCCCGCGTCTTGTCGGAGTCAGCTGCCGCCTGA
- a CDS encoding DUF1127 domain-containing protein translates to MADLSLSRPHIGCSAKTAPEVRLTVFQRIFGVWRQRQHLDRLDAHMRRDIGVTDAQIHREVERPIWDVPTTWRL, encoded by the coding sequence ATGGCTGATCTATCCCTGTCCCGTCCCCATATCGGTTGCAGTGCAAAGACTGCGCCAGAGGTCCGCCTGACCGTCTTTCAGCGGATTTTTGGCGTGTGGCGTCAGCGCCAACACCTCGACCGGCTCGACGCCCATATGCGCCGCGATATCGGCGTAACGGACGCCCAAATCCACCGCGAGGTGGAACGCCCGATCTGGGATGTACCCACAACTTGGCGGCTTTGA
- a CDS encoding LysR family transcriptional regulator produces MPRNLDLTSLRAFVAVVDAGGVTKASGFLNLTQSAVSMQLKRLEEALDVALFNRAERKLNLTGAGEQMLSYARRMLELNDEVLGRLTAKEYEGEISLGVPHDVVYPAIPEVLQRFNKAFPRMKVQLLSMGTINLKAAFARGEIDVILTTEEDLDRGGETLLERPMVWVGAQNGQMWRQRPLRLALEDACIFRGPALSALDAAGISWEMAVEADSIRTVEATVSADLAVHAIIEGTESPYAEKIEHNGALPALPRIQINMYRSELKRTEPLDSLVDFLRQSYRAM; encoded by the coding sequence ATGCCCCGGAACCTCGACCTCACCTCGCTCCGCGCCTTTGTGGCGGTTGTGGATGCGGGCGGTGTCACGAAAGCCTCGGGCTTTCTGAACCTCACGCAATCGGCGGTCTCGATGCAGCTCAAGCGTTTGGAAGAGGCGCTGGATGTGGCCCTGTTCAACCGCGCCGAACGCAAGCTGAACCTGACCGGCGCGGGTGAGCAGATGCTGAGCTACGCGCGCCGAATGCTTGAGTTGAATGATGAGGTGCTGGGGCGGCTGACGGCCAAGGAATATGAGGGCGAGATTTCCCTCGGCGTTCCCCACGATGTCGTCTACCCCGCCATTCCGGAAGTGCTGCAACGCTTCAACAAGGCCTTTCCGCGAATGAAAGTGCAGCTTCTGTCGATGGGCACAATCAACCTCAAAGCCGCCTTTGCGCGGGGCGAAATCGATGTGATCCTGACCACGGAAGAGGATCTGGACCGAGGCGGTGAGACGCTGCTGGAACGGCCCATGGTCTGGGTTGGTGCGCAGAACGGGCAGATGTGGCGGCAGCGGCCCTTGCGGCTGGCGTTGGAGGATGCGTGCATCTTCCGTGGCCCGGCATTATCGGCGCTGGATGCGGCCGGGATCAGTTGGGAAATGGCCGTTGAGGCCGACTCGATCCGCACCGTGGAGGCCACGGTCAGCGCCGATCTTGCGGTTCATGCGATCATCGAAGGCACGGAATCGCCCTATGCCGAGAAGATCGAACATAACGGCGCATTGCCCGCGCTGCCGCGCATCCAGATCAACATGTACCGGAGCGAGTTGAAGCGGACGGAGCCGCTCGATTCCCTCGTGGATTTCCTGCGCCAGTCGTACCGGGCTATGTGA
- the gatC gene encoding Asp-tRNA(Asn)/Glu-tRNA(Gln) amidotransferase subunit GatC has product MSIDTATAAKVAKLARIKVEEAELPALAQEFNAILGFIEQLEEVDFEGVEPMVSVTPQRLKRREDVVTDGDQPAKVLSNAPDAREGFFSVPKVVE; this is encoded by the coding sequence ATGTCCATCGATACCGCCACCGCCGCCAAGGTCGCGAAACTGGCCCGGATCAAAGTCGAAGAGGCCGAGCTTCCGGCCCTCGCTCAGGAATTCAACGCCATCCTCGGCTTCATCGAGCAACTCGAAGAAGTCGATTTCGAAGGCGTGGAACCGATGGTGTCGGTCACGCCGCAACGCCTGAAACGGCGCGAGGATGTGGTCACCGATGGCGACCAGCCCGCCAAGGTGCTGTCCAACGCGCCCGACGCGCGCGAAGGCTTTTTCTCGGTCCCGAAGGTGGTGGAATAA
- a CDS encoding GNAT family N-acetyltransferase has translation MVEEIVIRTTSGADLPAIDALLAASYPVLLKPDYPPSVLVTCLPLITRARPELLRCGSYYMAEDENGKALAAGGWTHGAPQGGVGPRDVGHIRHVVTHPDATRKGLARSILQRSFGAAKASGVRWMMCQSTRTAEPFYTAMGFQRRGEIDILLRPGIAFPAVEMIRAL, from the coding sequence ATGGTTGAAGAGATCGTCATAAGAACCACCAGCGGGGCCGACCTGCCCGCCATCGACGCGCTTCTGGCTGCGTCCTACCCGGTGCTTCTGAAACCCGACTACCCGCCGTCGGTTCTCGTCACCTGCCTGCCCCTGATCACCCGCGCACGACCGGAATTGCTCCGCTGTGGCTCCTACTACATGGCCGAGGATGAAAACGGCAAAGCGCTGGCGGCAGGCGGCTGGACCCACGGTGCGCCGCAAGGCGGTGTCGGCCCCCGCGATGTGGGCCATATCCGCCACGTCGTCACGCACCCGGACGCGACACGAAAGGGCCTCGCCCGCTCGATCCTACAGCGCAGCTTCGGTGCGGCGAAGGCGTCGGGCGTGCGTTGGATGATGTGCCAGTCGACCCGCACGGCCGAGCCCTTCTACACCGCCATGGGTTTCCAGCGGCGCGGCGAGATCGACATTCTCCTGCGCCCCGGCATCGCCTTCCCGGCGGTCGAAATGATCCGCGCGCTCTGA